One window of the Klebsiella sp. WP3-W18-ESBL-02 genome contains the following:
- the rssA gene encoding patatin-like phospholipase RssA, with amino-acid sequence MRKIKIGLALGSGAARGWSHIGVIKALQKMGIEVDIVAGCSIGSLVGAAYASNQLPALEQWVCSFSYWDVLRLMDLSWRRGGLLRGERVFNQYRQIMPNDTIEQCERRFAAVATNLSTGRELWFTEGDLHMAVRASCSIPGLMAPVLHNGYWLVDGAVVNPVPVSLTRALGADIVIAVDLQHDAHLMQQDLLSVNIQPDAEIDESPDELSWHERLRARLGRVASRRSVVAPTAMEIMTTSIQVLENRLKRNRMAGDPPDILLQPFCPQISTLDFHRASSAIAAGQQAVEKKTDELLPLVQSST; translated from the coding sequence ATGAGAAAAATTAAAATCGGCCTGGCGTTGGGTTCAGGAGCGGCGCGCGGCTGGTCGCATATCGGCGTGATTAAAGCGCTACAGAAAATGGGCATTGAAGTTGATATTGTTGCCGGTTGCTCTATTGGTTCACTGGTAGGGGCAGCTTACGCCAGCAACCAGCTTCCCGCGCTCGAGCAGTGGGTGTGTTCGTTTAGCTACTGGGATGTACTGCGCCTGATGGATCTCTCCTGGCGGCGCGGTGGGTTGCTGCGCGGTGAACGCGTATTTAATCAATATCGGCAGATTATGCCCAATGACACCATTGAGCAGTGCGAGCGACGCTTTGCGGCCGTCGCCACCAATTTAAGCACCGGTCGCGAGTTGTGGTTTACGGAAGGTGATTTACATATGGCCGTGCGCGCGTCATGCAGTATTCCCGGTCTGATGGCGCCGGTGTTGCATAACGGCTACTGGTTAGTTGACGGTGCGGTGGTTAACCCGGTACCGGTTTCGCTCACGCGTGCGCTGGGCGCGGACATTGTTATCGCTGTCGATTTGCAACATGACGCACATCTTATGCAGCAGGATCTGCTGTCCGTGAATATTCAACCCGATGCGGAGATCGATGAGTCTCCCGATGAGCTATCATGGCATGAACGCCTGCGCGCTCGGCTAGGACGCGTTGCCTCACGTCGTTCCGTGGTGGCGCCTACGGCAATGGAAATCATGACCACATCGATACAGGTGCTGGAAAACCGTCTCAAGCGTAACCGCATGGCGGGTGACCCGCCGGATATTTTACTGCAACCGTTTTGTCCCCAGATCTCAACTCTGGATTTTCATCGAGCCTCATCTGCAATCGCCGCGGGCCAACAAGCGGTTGAAAAAAAGACAGATGAGCTTTTGCCTTTGGTTCAGAGTTCAACTTAA
- the narJ gene encoding nitrate reductase molybdenum cofactor assembly chaperone, producing MIELVVISRLLEYPDAALWQHQGELFDVLSESEKLEKADAQALGVFLRDLTAQDLLDAQAAYSELFDRGRATSLLLFEHVHGESRDRGQAMVDLLNQYEQHGLVLDSRELPDHLPLYLEYLAQLPESEAIGGLQDIAPILALLCARLQQRESRYAVLFEQLLKLANSAVDEAKVAEKIADEARDDTPQALDAVWEEEQVKFFADQGCGDSEITNHQRRFAGAVAPQYLNISNGGQQ from the coding sequence ATGATTGAACTCGTGGTGATTTCACGTCTCCTTGAGTACCCGGATGCTGCCTTATGGCAGCATCAAGGCGAACTCTTTGACGTTCTGTCTGAATCAGAAAAACTGGAAAAAGCGGATGCCCAGGCGCTGGGCGTTTTCCTGCGCGATTTAACCGCGCAGGATCTGCTGGATGCTCAGGCTGCCTACAGCGAGCTGTTTGACCGCGGTCGTGCGACGTCGCTGCTGCTGTTCGAACACGTGCATGGCGAATCCCGCGACCGCGGGCAGGCGATGGTCGATCTGCTGAATCAGTACGAGCAGCATGGCCTGGTTCTCGACAGCCGCGAGCTGCCGGACCACCTGCCGCTGTATCTGGAGTACCTGGCGCAGCTGCCAGAGAGCGAAGCGATTGGCGGCTTGCAGGACATCGCGCCGATTCTGGCGCTGCTCTGCGCGCGTCTGCAACAGCGTGAGAGTCGTTATGCGGTGCTGTTTGAGCAGTTGCTGAAGCTTGCGAACAGCGCGGTTGATGAAGCGAAAGTGGCGGAAAAAATTGCCGACGAAGCGCGCGATGATACGCCTCAGGCGCTGGATGCGGTGTGGGAAGAAGAGCAGGTGAAATTCTTTGCCGACCAGGGCTGTGGTGACTCGGAAATTACTAACCACCAGCGTCGCTTTGCTGGAGCCGTGGCCCCGCAATATCTGAATATCTCTAACGGAGGACAGCAATAA
- the purU gene encoding formyltetrahydrofolate deformylase codes for MHSIQRKVLRTICPDQKGLIARITNICYKHELNIVQNNEFVDHRTGRFFMRTELEGIFNDATLLADLDSALPEGSVRELNPAGRRRIVILVTKEAHCLGDLLMKANYGGLDVEIAAVIGNHDTLRSLVERFGIPFELVSHEGLAREEHDKLMADAIEAHQPDYVVLAKYMRVLTPEFVARFPNKIINIHHSFLPAFIGARPYHQAYERGVKIVGATAHYVNDNLDEGPIIMQDVIHVDHTYTAEDMMRAGRDVEKNVLSRALYQVLAQRVFVYGNRTIIL; via the coding sequence ATGCATTCCATCCAACGAAAAGTTTTACGCACAATCTGCCCTGACCAGAAAGGCCTGATCGCGCGCATTACCAATATCTGTTACAAACACGAACTGAACATCGTGCAGAACAATGAATTTGTCGATCACCGCACCGGGCGTTTCTTTATGCGTACCGAGCTGGAAGGGATCTTCAACGATGCAACCCTGCTGGCCGATCTGGACAGCGCCCTGCCGGAAGGTTCGGTACGCGAGCTGAATCCCGCCGGGCGTCGCCGTATCGTGATTCTGGTGACCAAAGAGGCGCACTGCCTGGGCGATTTGTTAATGAAGGCGAACTACGGCGGCCTGGACGTTGAGATTGCTGCCGTTATTGGCAACCATGATACGCTGCGTTCGCTGGTTGAACGTTTTGGTATTCCGTTCGAACTGGTCAGCCACGAGGGTCTTGCCCGCGAGGAGCACGACAAGCTGATGGCGGATGCCATTGAAGCCCACCAGCCGGATTATGTCGTGCTCGCGAAATATATGCGCGTGCTGACGCCGGAGTTTGTTGCCCGCTTCCCGAACAAAATCATCAATATTCACCACTCGTTCCTGCCGGCCTTTATCGGCGCGCGTCCGTATCACCAGGCCTATGAACGCGGCGTGAAGATCGTTGGTGCCACCGCCCACTACGTCAACGATAACCTGGACGAAGGTCCGATCATTATGCAGGATGTGATTCACGTCGATCATACCTATACAGCAGAAGATATGATGCGCGCCGGGCGCGATGTAGAAAAAAACGTGCTCAGCCGCGCGCTTTATCAGGTGCTGGCGCAGCGCGTCTTTGTGTACGGTAACCGGACGATTATTCTTTAA
- a CDS encoding YchJ family protein, with translation MSELCPCGSALEYSLCCQPYLSGNAAAPSPSSLMRSRYCAFVKKDADYLVKTWHPTCQADAFRDDIRNGFAHTEWLGLTVFAEEDGRHADEGFVSFVARFREHNKNGAIIERSRFLKENGQWYYIDGTRPVIGRNDPCPCGSGKKFKKCCGQ, from the coding sequence TTGTCTGAACTTTGCCCTTGTGGGAGCGCTCTCGAGTATAGCTTATGTTGCCAGCCTTATCTGTCTGGCAATGCCGCGGCCCCCAGCCCATCGAGTCTTATGCGTTCGCGCTATTGCGCCTTCGTGAAGAAGGATGCAGATTATCTGGTGAAAACCTGGCACCCCACCTGTCAGGCCGACGCGTTTCGCGACGACATTCGCAACGGTTTCGCCCATACTGAATGGCTGGGGCTCACCGTTTTCGCCGAGGAAGACGGCCGCCACGCCGACGAAGGCTTCGTGAGCTTCGTTGCCCGTTTTCGTGAACATAACAAGAACGGCGCCATCATTGAGCGTTCACGATTCTTAAAAGAAAACGGGCAGTGGTATTATATCGATGGCACACGGCCAGTCATTGGCAGAAACGATCCCTGCCCCTGTGGTTCAGGGAAGAAATTTAAAAAATGCTGCGGGCAGTAG
- the rssB gene encoding two-component system response regulator RssB, which yields MTQPLAGKHILIVEDEPVFRSLMDSWLSSLGARTLLAQDGVDALSQIECQRPDLMICDLAMPRMNGLQLVEHLRNAGDTLPILIISATENMADIARALRLGVQDVLLKPVKDLNRLRETVLACLYPNMFNSRVEEEERLFEDWDALVSNPAAAAKLLQELQPPVQQKISHCRINYRQLMAVDAPGLVLDIAPLSEHDLAFYCLDVTRAGDNGVLAALLLRVLFNGLLQEQFAHQGQRLPELGSLLKQVNQLLRQANLPGQFPLLVGYYHSGLKNLILVSAGLNGTLNTGDHQIQISNGVPLGTLGNAYLNQISQRCTSWQCQIWGKGGRLRLMLSAE from the coding sequence ATGACGCAGCCGTTGGCGGGTAAACACATTTTAATTGTCGAAGACGAACCCGTTTTCCGCTCACTTATGGATTCATGGCTTTCGTCGCTTGGCGCGCGCACGTTGCTGGCCCAGGACGGCGTTGATGCGCTCTCGCAGATAGAGTGTCAGAGGCCAGATCTGATGATTTGCGACCTGGCCATGCCAAGGATGAACGGCCTGCAGCTGGTGGAGCATTTGCGTAATGCAGGTGATACCTTGCCGATTCTGATTATTTCCGCGACTGAAAATATGGCCGATATCGCGAGGGCACTGCGCCTTGGCGTGCAGGATGTGTTATTAAAGCCGGTAAAAGACCTCAACCGGCTGCGGGAAACCGTGCTGGCTTGTCTGTATCCCAATATGTTTAATTCCCGAGTGGAAGAGGAAGAGCGGTTATTTGAAGATTGGGATGCGTTAGTGAGCAATCCGGCAGCGGCGGCAAAACTGTTACAAGAGCTACAGCCGCCGGTGCAGCAAAAAATATCCCATTGCCGGATAAATTATCGCCAGCTGATGGCGGTGGATGCGCCAGGCTTAGTTTTGGATATTGCGCCGCTTTCTGAACACGATCTGGCATTTTATTGTCTGGATGTTACCCGCGCGGGTGATAATGGCGTTCTTGCCGCATTGCTATTACGTGTGCTGTTTAATGGTCTGCTGCAAGAGCAGTTCGCGCATCAAGGCCAGCGTCTGCCAGAATTAGGCAGTTTGTTAAAACAGGTTAATCAACTGCTCCGTCAGGCCAATCTACCCGGCCAGTTCCCGCTGCTGGTGGGTTATTATCACAGCGGGTTAAAAAATCTTATCCTGGTATCGGCCGGTTTGAACGGCACATTAAATACCGGCGACCATCAAATACAAATAAGCAATGGCGTACCGCTGGGTACGTTAGGAAACGCCTACCTTAACCAAATAAGCCAGCGCTGCACTTCATGGCAGTGCCAGATTTGGGGTAAAGGCGGCCGTTTACGCTTAATGTTGTCTGCGGAATGA
- the narI gene encoding respiratory nitrate reductase subunit gamma gives MHFLNMFFFDIYPYIAGSVFLIGSWLRYDYGQYTWRAASSQMLDRKGMNLASNLFHLGILGVFAGHFLGMLTPHWMYEAWLPLEVKQKMAMFGGGAAGLMCLVGGVLLLKRRLFSPRVRATTTGADILVLSVLVIQCALGLLTIPFSAQHMDGSEMMKLVGWAQSVVTFHGGASAHLDGVAFIYRMHLVLGMTLFLLFPFSRLVHIWSVPVEYLTRKYQIVRARH, from the coding sequence ATGCACTTCCTGAATATGTTCTTCTTCGACATTTATCCGTACATAGCGGGTTCTGTCTTCCTGATTGGCAGCTGGCTACGTTACGACTACGGTCAGTACACCTGGCGCGCCGCGTCCAGCCAGATGCTGGATCGTAAAGGGATGAATCTCGCATCTAACCTGTTCCACCTTGGGATCCTGGGCGTGTTCGCCGGTCACTTCCTGGGTATGCTGACGCCGCACTGGATGTATGAAGCGTGGCTGCCGCTGGAAGTCAAACAGAAGATGGCGATGTTTGGCGGTGGCGCGGCTGGCTTGATGTGTCTGGTCGGCGGCGTGCTGTTACTTAAACGCCGTTTGTTCAGCCCACGCGTGCGTGCGACGACGACCGGTGCTGACATCCTGGTGCTTTCCGTGCTGGTTATCCAGTGTGCGCTGGGCCTGCTGACCATTCCGTTCTCGGCGCAACATATGGACGGCAGCGAGATGATGAAACTGGTTGGTTGGGCGCAGTCCGTGGTGACCTTCCACGGTGGTGCGTCTGCACACCTGGACGGCGTGGCGTTTATCTATCGTATGCACCTGGTGCTGGGGATGACGCTGTTCCTGCTGTTCCCATTCTCGCGTCTGGTGCACATCTGGAGCGTGCCGGTCGAGTATTTGACCCGCAAGTATCAGATTGTTCGTGCGCGCCATTAA
- the narH gene encoding nitrate reductase subunit beta, which translates to MKIRSQVGMVLNLDKCIGCHTCSVTCKNVWTSREGTEYAWFNNVETKPGTGFPTNWEDQEKYKGGWIRKINGKLVPRMGNKALLLGKIFANPHLPGLDDYYEPFDFDYQTLHNAPADSKAQPIARPRSLITGKRMDKITKGPNWEDDLGGEFEKLSKDKNFENMQKAMYGQFENTFMMYLPRLCEHCLNPACVATCPSGAIYKREEDGIVLIDQDKCRGWRMCITGCPYKKIYFNWKSGKSEKCVFCYPRIEAGQPTVCSETCVGRIRYLGVLLYDADAIETAASTENEKDLYQRQLDVFLDPNDPKVIEQAQKDGIPLSVIDAAQKSPVYKMAMDWKLALPLHPEYRTLPMVWYVPPLSPIQSAADAGELGSNGILPDVESLRIPVQYLANLLTAGDTQPVVLALKRMLAMRHFKRTETVDGVIDTRALEEVGLTEAQAQEMYRYLAIANYEDRFVVPSSHREQARDAFPEKNGCGFSFGDGCHGSDSKFNLFNSRRIDSVDVSSKTEPHA; encoded by the coding sequence ATGAAAATTCGTTCACAAGTCGGCATGGTGCTGAATCTCGATAAATGCATCGGCTGTCATACCTGCTCAGTCACCTGTAAAAACGTCTGGACCAGCCGTGAAGGGACCGAGTACGCATGGTTTAACAACGTTGAAACCAAGCCGGGCACCGGTTTCCCGACCAACTGGGAAGATCAGGAGAAGTACAAAGGCGGTTGGATCCGTAAAATCAACGGCAAGCTGGTACCGCGCATGGGTAACAAAGCGCTGCTGCTGGGTAAAATCTTCGCCAACCCGCATCTTCCGGGTCTGGATGATTACTACGAGCCGTTTGATTTTGACTACCAGACGCTGCACAACGCGCCGGCTGATAGCAAGGCGCAGCCGATTGCACGTCCACGCTCGCTGATTACCGGCAAGCGCATGGACAAAATCACCAAGGGTCCGAACTGGGAAGACGACCTCGGCGGTGAGTTCGAGAAGCTGTCGAAAGACAAAAACTTCGAGAACATGCAGAAGGCAATGTACGGCCAGTTCGAAAACACCTTCATGATGTACCTGCCTCGCCTGTGCGAGCACTGCCTGAATCCGGCGTGTGTTGCTACTTGCCCGAGCGGTGCAATTTACAAGCGTGAAGAAGATGGCATCGTACTGATCGATCAGGATAAGTGCCGCGGCTGGCGTATGTGCATCACCGGCTGCCCGTACAAAAAAATCTACTTCAACTGGAAAAGCGGTAAATCGGAAAAATGCGTTTTCTGTTACCCGCGTATCGAAGCCGGTCAACCGACAGTATGTTCTGAAACCTGCGTGGGCCGTATTCGTTACCTCGGCGTGCTGCTGTACGACGCGGATGCCATTGAAACCGCAGCCAGCACCGAGAACGAGAAAGACCTGTATCAGCGTCAGCTGGACGTGTTCCTCGATCCGAACGATCCGAAAGTGATCGAGCAGGCGCAGAAAGACGGTATCCCGCTGAGCGTGATTGATGCAGCACAGAAATCGCCGGTTTATAAAATGGCGATGGACTGGAAGCTGGCACTGCCGCTGCACCCGGAATACCGCACGCTGCCGATGGTCTGGTATGTGCCACCGCTGTCACCGATTCAGTCCGCAGCCGATGCGGGTGAACTGGGCAGCAACGGCATTCTGCCGGACGTGGAAAGCCTGCGTATCCCGGTTCAGTACCTGGCAAACCTGCTGACCGCAGGCGACACCCAACCGGTAGTGCTGGCGCTGAAACGTATGCTGGCGATGCGCCATTTCAAACGTACCGAGACCGTTGACGGTGTGATTGATACCCGCGCGCTGGAAGAGGTCGGTCTGACCGAAGCGCAGGCGCAGGAAATGTACCGTTACCTGGCGATTGCCAACTACGAAGATCGTTTCGTGGTACCAAGCAGTCACCGTGAACAAGCGCGCGACGCGTTCCCGGAGAAAAACGGTTGTGGCTTTAGCTTCGGCGATGGCTGCCACGGTTCGGACAGCAAGTTCAACCTGTTCAACAGCCGTCGTATTGATTCTGTGGATGTGAGCAGCAAAACGGAGCCACACGCATGA
- the galU gene encoding UTP--glucose-1-phosphate uridylyltransferase GalU has protein sequence MAALNSKVRKAVIPVAGLGTRMLPATKAIPKEMLPLVDKPLIQYVVNECIAAGITEIVLVTHSSKNSIENHFDTSFELEAMLEKRVKRQLLDEVQAICPPHVTIMQVRQGLAKGLGHAVLCAHPVVGDEPVAVILPDVILDEYESDLSRENLAEMISRFDETGVSQIMVEPVADVTAYGVVDCKGAELKPGDSVPMVGVVEKPKADVAPSNLAVVGRYVLGADIWPLLAKTPPGAGDEIQLTDAIDMLIDKETVEAYHMKGKSHDCGNKLGYMQAFVEYGIRHNTLGEEFKAWLQDTLGIAK, from the coding sequence ATGGCTGCCCTAAATTCGAAAGTAAGAAAGGCTGTTATCCCGGTTGCCGGATTAGGTACAAGGATGTTGCCTGCCACCAAAGCAATTCCTAAGGAAATGCTGCCGCTGGTGGATAAGCCTTTAATTCAGTATGTCGTGAACGAGTGTATTGCAGCTGGTATCACTGAAATTGTGCTGGTGACTCATTCTTCTAAGAATTCTATTGAAAACCACTTCGACACCAGCTTCGAACTTGAAGCGATGCTGGAGAAGCGCGTTAAGCGTCAGCTTCTCGACGAAGTGCAGGCTATTTGCCCGCCGCACGTCACCATTATGCAGGTTCGCCAGGGTCTGGCGAAAGGCCTGGGCCACGCGGTACTGTGCGCGCACCCGGTGGTCGGCGATGAGCCCGTTGCGGTCATTCTGCCGGACGTTATTCTCGACGAATATGAATCCGATCTGAGCCGTGAAAACCTGGCCGAAATGATTAGCCGTTTCGATGAAACCGGCGTGAGCCAAATCATGGTCGAACCGGTTGCAGACGTGACGGCCTACGGCGTGGTTGACTGCAAAGGCGCAGAGCTGAAGCCTGGCGACAGCGTACCGATGGTGGGCGTCGTTGAGAAGCCGAAAGCCGACGTTGCGCCGTCTAATCTGGCGGTCGTTGGGCGTTATGTTCTTGGCGCGGATATCTGGCCGCTGCTGGCGAAGACCCCTCCGGGAGCCGGCGATGAAATCCAGCTGACTGACGCGATTGATATGCTGATCGATAAAGAAACCGTCGAAGCATACCATATGAAAGGCAAAAGCCATGACTGTGGTAATAAGCTGGGTTATATGCAGGCGTTTGTTGAATACGGTATTCGTCACAATACGCTGGGCGAAGAGTTCAAAGCGTGGCTGCAAGATACGCTGGGCATTGCTAAGTAA